In one Desulfoferula mesophila genomic region, the following are encoded:
- a CDS encoding RrF2 family transcriptional regulator, which produces MKLSTRGRYGVRAMLELAINSGKGPVPLRDLAARQEISAKYLEQLLIPLKGAGLVKSVRGARGGYLLSSDPESISLYDIVRSLEGPLAPVECVQDANYCDRVGGCTVHMVWGDMGQLLVDFLSNISLAEMVRRQKEKDRTCQAAEAVAAG; this is translated from the coding sequence ATGAAACTTTCCACAAGAGGACGCTACGGAGTACGGGCCATGTTGGAACTGGCCATCAACTCGGGCAAGGGCCCGGTGCCCCTGCGGGATCTGGCCGCGCGCCAGGAAATCTCGGCCAAGTACCTTGAGCAGTTGCTAATCCCCCTCAAGGGCGCGGGCCTGGTAAAGAGCGTGCGCGGCGCGCGCGGCGGCTATCTGCTTTCCAGCGACCCGGAGAGCATCTCCCTGTATGATATCGTCCGCAGCCTGGAAGGGCCCCTGGCCCCGGTGGAGTGCGTGCAGGACGCCAATTATTGCGATCGCGTGGGCGGCTGCACCGTGCACATGGTGTGGGGCGACATGGGACAGTTGCTGGTGGACTTCCTTTCCAACATTTCCCTGGCCGAGATGGTTCGGCGGCAAAAGGAAAAGGATCGGACCTGCCAGGCGGCAGAGGCTGTGGCAGCAGGCTAA
- the mnmA gene encoding tRNA 2-thiouridine(34) synthase MnmA has translation MAKLAVAMSGGVDSSLAALVLKQAGHQVVGLSLRLGAGPDRAWSAGAEAASQIGLEHRVVEAAGPFEQRVLGPVAAAYAAGLTPNPCALCNARVKLPLLWETAREMDCEALATGHYARLETTPGGPRLAEAEDRGKSQAYFLAQVEPKLLARLVFPLGEMRKEQVRRLAAQHGLAAAQRPESQDCCFLPPGGWDEFMAQRGAIRPGVLEDAGGRELGRHQGLHRFTVGQRRGLGLAMGQPVYVTGLDGERAAVRVGPRTELATLGLEAVQPLWHRPPREDEVLTVRYRYSHPGVECRVELNGQGLRASFAQEQGAVAPGQLAVFYRARTIVGSAWIDKAIQSVRIGTT, from the coding sequence TTGGCGAAGCTAGCAGTGGCCATGAGCGGAGGCGTGGACTCCTCATTGGCCGCGCTTGTTTTAAAGCAGGCCGGGCACCAGGTGGTGGGGCTCAGCCTGCGCTTGGGCGCCGGGCCTGACCGGGCCTGGAGCGCCGGGGCCGAGGCGGCAAGCCAAATTGGCCTGGAGCATCGGGTAGTTGAGGCTGCCGGTCCCTTTGAGCAGCGGGTCTTGGGCCCGGTGGCGGCGGCCTATGCCGCGGGGTTGACCCCCAATCCCTGCGCCCTGTGCAACGCCCGGGTGAAGCTGCCCCTGCTCTGGGAAACGGCGCGGGAGATGGACTGCGAGGCCCTGGCCACCGGCCACTACGCCCGGCTGGAAACGACTCCGGGAGGGCCGCGCCTGGCCGAGGCCGAGGACCGGGGCAAAAGCCAGGCCTATTTTTTGGCGCAGGTGGAGCCCAAGCTCTTGGCGCGCCTGGTCTTTCCCCTGGGGGAGATGCGCAAGGAGCAGGTCCGCCGCCTGGCCGCCCAGCATGGTCTGGCGGCCGCCCAGAGGCCCGAGAGCCAGGACTGCTGTTTCCTGCCCCCCGGCGGGTGGGACGAGTTCATGGCCCAGCGGGGCGCGATTCGGCCCGGGGTGTTGGAAGACGCCGGAGGCCGGGAGCTGGGGCGGCACCAGGGGCTGCACCGCTTCACCGTGGGCCAGAGGCGGGGGCTGGGACTGGCCATGGGCCAGCCGGTGTACGTGACCGGCCTGGACGGCGAGCGCGCCGCGGTAAGGGTGGGCCCCAGGACGGAACTGGCTACTCTTGGATTGGAAGCCGTGCAACCCCTCTGGCATCGGCCTCCCCGCGAAGATGAAGTTTTAACGGTGCGGTACCGTTATTCCCACCCCGGCGTCGAGTGCCGGGTGGAGCTTAATGGACAGGGCTTGCGAGCCAGTTTCGCCCAGGAACAAGGGGCGGTGGCTCCGGGTCAGTTGGCGGTTTTTTACCGGGCCCGTACAATCGTGGGCTCGGCTTGGATTGACAAAGCCATACAATCAGTAAGGATAGGTACAACATGA
- a CDS encoding NIL domain-containing protein has translation MVKKKLVLSFPPRLTQQPVTYDLIRKFDLQVNILRARVVPRERGRIVMELKGSAKDIKAGLEYLEEQGVQVDPMVQEMRHYSDKCVQCTACTAMCPTDALTIEPVSREIIFEPSHCIMCESCIAACSYGAMESQF, from the coding sequence ATGGTCAAGAAAAAACTGGTTCTAAGCTTTCCCCCCCGGCTCACCCAGCAGCCGGTCACGTACGATTTGATCCGCAAGTTCGACCTGCAAGTGAACATCCTGCGGGCTCGGGTGGTTCCCCGGGAAAGGGGCCGCATCGTCATGGAGCTCAAGGGCTCGGCCAAGGACATCAAGGCCGGCCTGGAGTACCTGGAGGAGCAGGGCGTGCAGGTGGACCCCATGGTCCAGGAGATGCGCCATTACAGCGACAAATGCGTGCAGTGCACCGCCTGCACCGCGATGTGCCCCACCGACGCCCTGACCATAGAGCCGGTGAGCCGGGAGATCATATTCGAGCCCTCCCATTGCATCATGTGCGAGTCCTGCATCGCCGCCTGCTCGTATGGGGCCATGGAAAGCCAGTTTTAA
- a CDS encoding homocysteine biosynthesis protein, whose protein sequence is MRSLEEINDKIKSGKVVVVTAEEVVDMVKEQGVKKTARMVDVVTTGTFGPMCSSGIYFNIKQSTPKIKCGGGRVTVDGVAAYAGWAAADILLGCSAMTDEDPRNAVYPGLFKFGGAHVIQKLVSGEKVRVQVRTYGTDCYPRKEYDAELGLEDMNNAVLFDPRNAYQLYNVAVNLSERTIYTYMGVLKPRLGNANFATCGALSPLLNDPKLRTLGIGTRIFLGGGEGYVVWPGTQHVAEPERDEKGLPLTPSATLAVIGDLKGMKERYLRAASIAGYGSSLSVGLGIPLPVVDEEVIAYAAVTDQDITFPVVDYSEAYPLGRPGALGRVSMAQLMSGSVEVDGKKLPTGGLASRARGREVALLLKERIAQGTFLLTRPSAALPGAELAPGL, encoded by the coding sequence ATGAGAAGCCTCGAGGAGATCAACGACAAGATAAAGTCGGGCAAGGTAGTGGTGGTCACGGCCGAAGAGGTCGTGGACATGGTGAAGGAACAGGGGGTCAAGAAGACCGCCCGAATGGTTGACGTGGTTACCACCGGCACCTTTGGGCCCATGTGCTCCTCGGGGATCTACTTCAACATAAAGCAGTCCACGCCCAAGATAAAGTGCGGGGGCGGCAGGGTCACCGTGGACGGGGTTGCCGCCTACGCCGGCTGGGCCGCCGCCGACATCTTGTTGGGTTGCTCGGCCATGACCGACGAAGACCCGCGCAACGCGGTCTACCCCGGCCTGTTCAAGTTCGGCGGGGCCCACGTTATCCAAAAGCTGGTGTCCGGGGAGAAGGTCCGGGTGCAGGTGCGCACCTATGGCACCGACTGCTACCCGCGCAAGGAATACGACGCCGAGTTGGGCCTGGAAGACATGAACAACGCGGTGCTGTTCGACCCCCGCAACGCCTACCAGCTCTACAACGTGGCGGTGAACCTGAGCGAGCGCACCATCTACACCTACATGGGCGTGCTCAAGCCGCGCCTGGGCAACGCCAACTTTGCCACCTGCGGGGCCTTGAGCCCCCTACTCAACGACCCCAAGCTGCGCACCCTGGGCATAGGCACCCGCATCTTCTTGGGCGGGGGCGAGGGGTACGTGGTCTGGCCGGGGACCCAGCACGTGGCCGAGCCGGAGCGCGATGAAAAGGGCCTGCCCCTGACCCCCTCGGCCACCCTGGCGGTGATCGGCGACCTCAAGGGCATGAAAGAGCGTTACCTGCGGGCCGCCTCCATCGCCGGCTACGGATCCTCCCTGTCCGTGGGCCTAGGCATTCCCCTGCCGGTGGTGGACGAGGAAGTCATCGCCTACGCGGCGGTGACCGACCAGGACATCACCTTCCCCGTGGTGGATTATTCCGAGGCCTATCCCCTGGGCCGGCCCGGAGCCCTGGGCAGGGTCTCCATGGCCCAGCTCATGAGCGGGTCGGTCGAGGTGGACGGCAAGAAGTTGCCCACCGGCGGACTGGCCAGCCGGGCCCGGGGCCGCGAGGTGGCCTTGCTGCTCAAGGAGCGCATCGCCCAGGGCACCTTCTTGCTCACCCGGCCCTCGGCCGCCCTCCCCGGGGCCGAGTTGGCCCCAGGCCTGTAG